AAGTACCACAAGAGTGAGTACCTAAATTCTATCTCTCCTAGAACTTTCAGAATTTTAAAGGGCTTTCATGAAGATTAGTCCCATCACATTAGATGTGCTTGAAAGAGCATATTAGTTTTGTTATTCAAGTTTCACTAAAATACGaagataggaaaatattttttatcataATTCAATTTGTACTGCTTCCTGGTATGTTTAAATATCACTGGCCATAGCTCTGCTTTTGAGACTACATGgaataaaacaataatttttctTGTTAGCCATGTTAAGATTAAGTGTAAATTACTTTGATCAACAGCATCAGTTTTACTGGATAATTACAACTTATGAATCATCACAATAAAACAGCCCCCTAGATTTCAGTCCAATTTTCCAGGTGGAGTATGTCTGTGTAAGCATTACTTTCCTCCAGTTTGTGCAATCTGCTTGTTTCagcaactccttttggctttgtcaACATTGTAGATGTTTTTGTCTGACTCCAGACATTTTGAACATGAAGAACGTTTTGATCATTACTTTTGAATTTGAATGCTGTGTAGACCTAGCTTATGCTTATCAGACTAAGTTCTGCCACAGTCTTTCCTTTTCCCTCATTCTGGGCTGACAGCATGTTCACTGTGTCTCTGTGTTGACCCGTGCAAGGATTACATTTACCATGTTCTTTAATACACCTCCCTTCCCCTTCTACTTAGAACAGCAGGATCCTGTCTTACACAGTTCTCTAGTACAAGGTCCATAACAATCTTTCTTTTTTGCATCATTCCATATTCATTGATTCATATTATCTCTGCTGACACAATCTATACGTTTAATAATAATTTCTTCTTTGGGATCACCCAAGTTATTAATAGGTTGTATTTTTCAGACAAGATATAATTTTAGATCCCCTGGAATAGCAACTTAAGTTTTATCTTAATGATTAGCTTCCGTCCCTGAAGTGTTCATTTTCTTAAATAGATTCTGTCATTTGCCATCTGCATGGATCTTGGAAGGCACTATGGCAAGTGAGATAAGCCAAACTTAGGAGGACAAAGAAAGCAtggttttatttatgttaaatatGTGTAACAGTAAAACTCATAGATGCAGAGAATGCTATAGTCACTGTCAAAGGCTGGGAGATGAGGGAAAGGGGGAGTTCTTGTTTAATAGGTGTGCTGTAGGATGAATTCTAGAGATTTGTACAAGATagtgactacacacacacacacacacacacacacacacacacacacacacaccagaaacagAGGGACAAATACAGATTTCAAGTGTAGCCAGATGCATTATTAGCTTGATTGTGGTTATGGTATCATGGGTGCTTTTACATGTTTAAATTCCCAAAGTTATACACACCAAATATTTACAATTACTTGTGTAGCAAATACATTTCACTAAAAACTTTGAAAACTAACCCATGTCCACTTTTTATTCTTTTGCTGTTTTAGTGTTTTGCCTTAGCCCTCATTAATCTCTCTAAGAAAAGTTAGGAAGAAATAAGCTGAAGATGACTTTCAGGGTTAGTATTTTTGgagacttttaaaattattatttgttgttttctgtAATTGTTTATTTTCCCGtgaaaaattttatggaaaagttTGAATTGAGTATGCATAATGCCCATaacatataaaaattaaatgttaaaaaggcttaaatttcttcctgtttttgggAAACAAGGTGAGGGAAAAGATATTGTGATAAAAAACATCATGAGATCATAAAATAATGTAACAGTTATAACTTTTTAGTCAATATAACATTATCtttttggaagaaagagaaatgccATATTCTTGGAAGAAAAATCTAATATAGCTATCTCTTTAGCACAGATAAAGAGGCATAACCCAGACTGTAAAGGTTTAGAGGCTGATAGAAAGTTAACATATTGGGTGGAATATTTTCTGTTGCCAGTGTGAGATCATTATTATTTTGATGTTTCATTTTTTACAACAGCTTCATAGAAATACAAGTATCTTACAAAATTCACACTTTTCAAGTGTACAATTTGCTGCTTTTTAGAATGGTCATAGACATACTTAACTATTGTAGCAGACATAAAGGATCTATTTGCTTGTACTGTCAAAAAGCATTTATCTTCAGGGTAGAGTTGCTCAGACTGGGAAATCAATTAGTTCTCACATGAGGGGAGACAGTGGGAAAGTGCAGGTCCCTAACCAAACTTTCTTTCTGAGAAGTTTACAAATGACTTTGACACCCAGAGTTAAGGGAATTTGTGTGGGATTGTGATTCTCCAACCCTGGTCCTCATCACCATAGGCCCAAGGGTCCTGGATCATACTGAGTTAAACTACATGGTGGGAGTTTTACAAGCTTTCTTCGAATGAATGGATCAGGAAACTCGTATCTTTCCAGGGTGTGGAGTTCGAGTTCAGTGATAGGCTTTATGTTAGCGATAAGACTAGTTTGATAGcaataatttctgtattttttatcaGTAGTAGAAATGAAAGAACTCACTGAAAGAGTCCAGACTTAGTCATTAGGGGATGCATAATTGCCTCAGTTTATTGCTTCAGGTGAATTACCATGAGTGATTTCTCTGATCTAAAGAGATAACAGATAAGACATGAGTAGGTAAAACAGGACATGGAAGATGAGACaagcccatctttttttttctgtatttttgatcAGTTACTAATTGCATACCTAACAATGGGTAAATATCCAACCACTCTAGCTTCAGCTACGTAACACAAGGTATTAAAATAGGCACACTTGCGTCTGACCTACAGAGGAGTTGGGAAGCTTAGAATATAGGGATTCTTAGAATACTCAGTATATGTTATCAGAAGAGATCTGTATGTAGTCAGTGATTGGACACTATCTGCTGTTACAGGATGGAACAAAAAGAGGAATAGCCTTAAATAATAGTGAGCCACACATCCCCTGCTTCTGTGGACCCAGGACTTTGACTGCTAATGTAATTGAAGATAGGCAAGAAACTGAGCACATCTAGTTTTAGAGATTTGAattctatttcatattttattgtctTATGGCATAATGCACTTCtaccttaaattttcttttcttcctgaaagGAAACCCTACAGAAAATGGCAGGAGGAAACCAGTCCACCGTAACTGTGTTTATTCTGTCGGGACTCACACAGAAACCAGCGCTCCAGTtacccctcttcctcttcttcttagCAACCTACGTGGTCACCATGGTGGGCAACGTGGGCATGATCACACTGATTGGGCTCAGCTCTCACctgcacacacccatgtactATTTCCTCAGTAGCCTGTCCCTCATTGATTTTTGTCATTCAACTGTCATTACACCCAAAATGCTTGTCAACTTCGTGGCAGAGAAAAACATCATCTCCTATCCGGAATGCATGATCCAGCTCTATTTCTTCCTGCTTTTTGTTATATCAGAATGTCACATGCTGGCCGCAATGTCATATGATCGCTATGTTGCTATTTGTAATCCATTGCTTTACAAGGCTACCATGTCTTATAAGCTCTGCTCCTGGTTAGTAGTTGGGGTGTACATCATAGGCCTGATTGGTGCCACAGTTCACACAGTCTGTATGCTGAAAGTGGTTTTTTGTAAGGCTGATACAATTAATCATTACTTCTGTGATCTTTTCCCACTATTGGAGCTTTCTTGCTCCAGTACTTATGTCAATGAGGTAGTGGTTTTGTGCTTCAGTGCATTTAACATCCTTGTACCCACCATGGCCATCCTTAGTTCTTACACCTTCATTGTTGTCAATATCCTTAGTATTCGTTCAGCGAAGGGCAGATCTAAAGCCTTCAGCACCTGCAGCTCC
The sequence above is a segment of the Ochotona princeps isolate mOchPri1 chromosome 4, mOchPri1.hap1, whole genome shotgun sequence genome. Coding sequences within it:
- the LOC101528102 gene encoding olfactory receptor 8G1-like, which gives rise to MAGGNQSTVTVFILSGLTQKPALQLPLFLFFLATYVVTMVGNVGMITLIGLSSHLHTPMYYFLSSLSLIDFCHSTVITPKMLVNFVAEKNIISYPECMIQLYFFLLFVISECHMLAAMSYDRYVAICNPLLYKATMSYKLCSWLVVGVYIIGLIGATVHTVCMLKVVFCKADTINHYFCDLFPLLELSCSSTYVNEVVVLCFSAFNILVPTMAILSSYTFIVVNILSIRSAKGRSKAFSTCSSHISAVGLFFGSTAFMYLQPSSVSSMEQGKVSSVFYTIIVPMMNPLIYSLRNKDVKLALKNILIRKPCL